The nucleotide window CTTCGAGAGGACCGGCAACGCCGAGATCGCGATGGCGCACTACGCGGACGTCGTGCGCAGCCGCCCCGTCGACGCGACGACGCTCGAGGTTCACCACAGGCTCGCCTTGCTGCTCGCGGGGAGCGGCCGCGTGGACCAGGCGAACCGGCTGTGGGGCGGAGTGCTCGGCGTCGATCCGAGGCACCCGGGGGCCACGGAGGGGATGAAGCTGCTCGGCGCCGGGGGCGTGGCGCAGGGAGCGGGCGACGCCGTCCGGCTCCTCGTCCTGCCCGGAGAGGAAGGGGCCGTCCGGGCGGCGCCGTCCGCCCCGCGACGGGAGGTCGCGGCGGTGCGTGTCGACTTCGAGGTGCTGCGCCAGCTGCCGATGTTCGGCGAGCTCACCCTCGAGGAGCTCCAGTCGATGCACACGCTCGCCGACCGCGTCGCGTTCGCGAAGGGCGACGTCCTCATCGAGCAGGGGAGGACCGGCGAGGCGCTGTTCATCCTCGCGTCCGGTCGGGTGAAGGTCGAGGTGCTCGCCGAAGGGAAGCCGCCGAGGCAGGTCGCGGCGCTCGGGACGGGCGCGGCGCTCGGCGAGATGGCGATGGTCGACGAGGCGCCCACGTCCGCGCGCGTCACCGCGATCGAGGATGGCAACGCGTTTCGCTTCCGGCTCGATCGGCTCGTGACCCACCTCGCGACCGAGCCCAGGGCGGGCTTCAAGGTGATGCGCTACCTCGGGCGGATCCTCTCGGTCCGCCTGCGCGAGGCGAATCGCGCGGTGGTGGGGTGAGGCAGACGGGTTCCCCGGCGTGTACCTCGACGCCGCGGTCAGGAGCGACGCGCGGCTCAAGGCGTTCCAGGATCCGGTCTACGGCAGGCTGCCGGCGGAGCACGATCCCGCATACGTTCCGGCCGAGACCGAAAGAGCCAGAATTCTTGCCCTGTCAACGCCGTGAAATTCTGTTATAGAGGAACGGCGACCGCACCGTTCTTTGCAAACTCGAGCTCGATTTCAACCTGAAGCTCAAGCTGACAATGCTCAGGCCTGCTCATGCGGGCCGAACCTTCCACCACAAGAGGAGACGGAACATGAACACGCAACGGTTGATTCTCATGACATTTCTCGCAGTGACCCTGCTCTCGGCGGCATG belongs to Pseudomonadota bacterium and includes:
- a CDS encoding cyclic nucleotide-binding domain-containing protein yields the protein MAAFGTREIEFEFAEDSGGEFRPSGNVVEVVFDHVRRGETERAASLLAASGADVGDRLVREAEIGASQELWRRLAALFAAARDVGRAAKCAEAIGDHGLAAGFYEAAYDWQRAAEQYQRAGRSGKAAEMYERSLAFDKAAALYLEAGEHLRAAECYARAGAYYHAGHLYMRLGRYEKGVEVLQRVDRMQKWFAESSALLGRFFERTGNAEIAMAHYADVVRSRPVDATTLEVHHRLALLLAGSGRVDQANRLWGGVLGVDPRHPGATEGMKLLGAGGVAQGAGDAVRLLVLPGEEGAVRAAPSAPRREVAAVRVDFEVLRQLPMFGELTLEELQSMHTLADRVAFAKGDVLIEQGRTGEALFILASGRVKVEVLAEGKPPRQVAALGTGAALGEMAMVDEAPTSARVTAIEDGNAFRFRLDRLVTHLATEPRAGFKVMRYLGRILSVRLREANRAVVG